The Brienomyrus brachyistius isolate T26 chromosome 9, BBRACH_0.4, whole genome shotgun sequence genome contains the following window.
CGTTATAAAACTTATGGACTTAATTTGACAGGAAAAGTAAATGTACGTTTTACAGTAGCACAAGTACCTCACAACGTTGCTCTTTGACCTCAACTTTAGATAAAGTGTTTCACTCAGCACTTGTCAGCAACCAGCACTCATTATCATTATCAATGTGGTACATTAATCAAGCAAAATACTTCTAATATCTGCATATATTCAGACACGCTTTATGTCAGTTAAATGGATAAAAGCCATTTAGGgagaaattgttaaaataaattAGTCTTCTTAAATAGCACTTTAATAATTACTACAAGGCACAATAATAAATAGATTAATGTTCAGTTTCACATTTCCTCCATTTCTCCTGTTCACCCTGCGACAAACAGGTGGAACTTATACACAGGAAGGTGCCCCCATGGCGAGATGCTCCCCCCCATCTTCTCCTGGGCACCATCTTAAGCATTTGCCTGGACCACAGCTGGAATAGGGTGAGGAATGGGAGCCGGGCAGCTCAATCACCAAAGTGGACCGTGTGTCACTGCCTGTGAGGCCGAGAGACGGACACCCCCCAGTCCACTgatctatgtgtgtgtttatagatCCAAACGCGTCATTTGGTTTCAGACATTTCTTACAAAGGGTCCTCAGGTTCTCCTGAAGTCAAGCTTTGCATAGATTAAGCACAAGAGTAGTAGTTCCGTCAGCAGAAACGAACAGCAATGTTCATCCCTTCCTGTGTTGttgcatccatttatgcaaTTCCCCGGATGCACCGGGCAGTTtaaaaattactgaaaaataCCCAATAATCTGAACACACCGACAGCAGTAAAAGAGGATTTTCAGACATGATAAATACCAAACAGAGCCTGCCAACATAATCATCCGTGTCTAACTGTTAAAGCTCTCACGCCTAGAAGCACATTCTAACTACAGCCTTTCTTTCTCTTCCCTATACAAATGAATAATTTATCATACAAAACAATGTCAGTAATAATGTAAAGGACTTATTTTTCATAGTTTCCAAGTCCTTCCTGGGTCACTGCTGTATATTTTAGAGATTCTCCCAGTCAACACGAGTCCCTCCAGATTGTGTCACAGTGTAACGCAGATGCCAGACCCTTCTGACACCCTCTGCTGGTCACCCACAGCTACTGCATGTGGTCAGCCTGCAGCGTCTGGGGCTGGTACTGGGCAAACGCCATGGAGGCCGGACCTGGGGTGGTGGCAGCAGTGGCCAGGGGCTGCTGGGAGGCGAACCCGTAACCGGCAGCGGTGAACCCAACCGGTGCAGGGGAGGCAGCGTAGGGGTACTGCTCGTACGCGGCTCCCGCCATGGCCGCGGCAGCGGCGGCGGAGTACTGCGCATAGGCACCGGCGTAGTCGAGGAACGACGAGGTGGCGGAGGGCGTGGCTGTGCCCGCTGCCGCAGCCTGGATGTGGGGAATCACCACGCTGGGCTGCACCAAGGCCTGCGGGTAAACGTAGTGAGTGGGCACCCTGCGGGACAGAGAGAGGCTGTCAGACCGGCCGCATCCCTCCGAGAAACACATCAGCTGTCACTGTCCCAGCTAGAGTATCGCGCTAATGAACAGGGCCTGGCTTTGGACCGGACCgtcacagcagggggcagaatTTACCAAGTTGTCCCCCTTTTGATAACAGTCAAGCACCCAAAATCACTACTTACAGAGAACACCCCCCAAAAATTTTTACTGTGtagcaatgcccccccccccccgccccccgccatgAGACCATTCCTCCATTCCTCTACCCCTGCATGTGACCCTTCCCTCTACTGCAAATTATTTTGGATGAAAAAGTGAGATACATGAGCAAACTTTAAAGATGAGCAGGAGAATCTGTGCTGAGCAGACGATAGACAGTCTTCAGTGCCTTCCTGTTAGTAACCTTAAAATTCACATTCATAAAGAAAATGGTGCATGTATTTCCCAAACAGATATTTTCAGgaaataaacacacatgcaACCAGACGCCTCCATTTCATTTCCTCTCACACAGTTCAATGTTCTCACTTTAAACGTAATGCCAAAGTGCCCCTGGACAAATCAGGAGGCAtcctggggggggcaggcggCGTGCCGGGGGGGAGCGAGGGCTGCCATTTTGGCAGGCCTCCCCTTCTTTTATTTACAGCAGGCCCCTTTACAGCTGTCTGGCGGGCCGGTAAGGGAGCACATGTTCGGGCTGTGAAGTCAACACTATCCGCGAGGCTGCtccctgccacacacacacacacacacacgcacgccccAGGGCCCTCTCATCCTGCACAGACCCACTGACCACAGGAACCGCTACCCAGCCATTTTAGCCTCCCCCTGCTCAGCCAAACTGGACCTGCATTAACCACATAAGCACAGGCCCAGTGGGCTTTCTGTCCTGCAGTGCCACAGCAATCGTTTCCATTTTGTGCCGGTTTTACTTCCTACTGTGAAGCATCTCCTTTCAActtcctccttcctctgccCTCCCCCACTTCCTCTATCAATAGCTCTACTGACAGTCGCCAGCAGCCGCTATGCTAGCAGGGCAAAGAACTGCAGTCAGCATATCAATCCATCACTTTAACTGCATGTTTCTAGCAGATCTCAACATGCTTTCCTTTGGCTATTCttaaaaaagaaagagagaaagaaagaaagaaagagagagagagactggcaGCCTGTTTTCAAGGAGACACACAAGATAACACAATGATTTTCAGCTCCAGCTATAACAGCAGTGGACTTTACCCCTTGTATTCCTGGGAGGAGTTTAAGTCTGGTTAAAAATACTCCTGTCACTGTGCTTCTCTCCCCAGCTATGAGGTTTGTTGCCGaatataaacatattttctCTGGCGTGACCCCAACCATTTTTGGCACCTCAAGTTCAGGGCTAAGTATAGGTGCTTTTCGAACCGAACAAACAGACGAATTAGCGTCGCGATACAGGTACCGTGCAGGCTATTAATATTTGACAGCACACCTGTTATTGCAAGGCTTCTCAGAATCCATCCATTATTAATCAGCTCAGTATCACCCTTCAGATATTAGGTGCTGCACATTACAACAGGTTCCATTAGTATGAAAGGAGATCCCAGGGGTCTGAAGGAACCCCAGCTTATGAAAATGCTttcatttcattcattcataccaGCGTTGGGAGAAGTGAGCCACTCGTAAAAAGCAGCTTGATGACATAATGTTTTCCACAAATCCACGATTAACACATCATGTTGTAACGTGACGCAATGCACTGCTGAATGTGGCAATTGAGCCGCGCCGACTTGCTGCAAGCGGTTCCTCCACAAAGGGAGGCGGAGCCACAAGGCAAGGACCCTGTGCCTGTATATCTCAGAGAGGGGTGCCCTGTGCCTGTATATCTCAGAGAGGGGTGTCCCGTGCCTGTATATCTCAGAGAGGGGTGTCCCGTGCCTGTATATCTCAGAGAGGGGTGTCCCGTGCCTGTATATCTCAGAGAGGGGTGTCCCGTGCCTGTATATCTCAGAGAGGGGTGTCCCGTGCCTGTATATCTCAGAGAGGGGTGTCCCGTGCCTGTATATCTCAGAGAGGGGTGTCCCGTGCCTGTATATCTCAGAGAGGGGTGTCCCGTGCCTGTATATCTCAGAGAGGGGTGTCCCGTGCCTGTATATCTCAGAGAGGGGTGTCCCGTGCCTGTATATCTCAGAGAGGGGTGTCCCGTGCCTGTATATCTCAGAGAGGGGTGTCCCGTGCCTGTATATCTCAGAGAGGGGTGTCCCGTGCCTGTATATCTCAGAGAGGGGTGTCCCGTGCCTGTATATCTCAGAGAGGGGTGTCCCGTGCCTGTATATCTCAGAGAGGGGTGTCCCGTGCCTGTATATCTCAGAGAGGGGTGTCCCTTGCCTGTATATCTCAGAGAGGGGTGTCCCGTGCCTGTATATCTCAGAGAGGGGTGTCCCGTGCCTGTATATCTCAGAGAGGGGTGTCCCGTGCCTGTATATCTCAGAGAGGGGTGCCCCGTGCCTGTATATCTCAGAGAGGGGTGCCCCGTGCCTGTATATCTCAGAGAGGGGTGCCCCGTGCCTGTATATCTCAGAGAGGGGTGCCCCGTGCCTGTATATCTCAGAGAGGGGTGCCCCGTGCCTGTATATCTCAGAGAGGGGTGCCCCGTGCCTGTATATCTCAGAGAGGGGTGCCCTGTGCCTGTATATCTCAGAGAGGGGTGCCCTGTGCCTGTATATCTCAGAGAGGGGTGTCCTGTGCCTGTATATCTCAGAGAGGGGTGTCCTGTGCCTGTATATCTCACAGAGGGGTGTCCTGTGCCTGTATATCTCACAGAGGGGTGGCAATGGCAGGCAGCCTGTCTATGTGGACCCACCGGCCCATCCAGGCTTGCCTCTTTCCCACAATCCTTTCCCATGATTCCCATCGTCTTCCCTCCTCtcatctcaccccccccccccatcttgcaCTGATCCCATTATAACCCCAAACCCCTGGTATTTTAGCTTTACACTGTTGTCTACTGCTatgcacatactgtacatatgtaCACCATGCTTATTCTTCcagatatatacatttttattaggGATGCAAAATTCTGGGAATTTTACCCATTAATTCCCATATATTTCCATAAATTCTcatggaaagtttccaacttGGAATATTTCCAAAATCCCATGGAATGTAAAGTTTCCCGAAACTGTCTGCTCCTTTGCACCCCTAAAATGTATATCTCCACTTTCATATTCACATATCAATATTCATACTTATACTTATTTCGCTTAAGTGTTTGTCTTGCATCTTGTCGTCTTGTCGCCTTGTATTAAATTACCCGGCCCGCAGATTAACACACAGGTGTAAGCATCTCATTGTACTCAGTACTTGTACCAGtacaaataacaataaacctttTCAATCCTTTGAATCTTGCTCCCAAGGTACATGTTAAATTTCCCACTTTATCAAACAATACACACTGTGTGTAACAAGTCACATACAAGTAATGTGCTTTTTCTCCAACAAACCTCTTAGATAAACAATTCAAACTTGAACAAATGGTTTTACTATGATTTACTATGGAAACCCGCAAAAGTAACTTACTGGAATGATGGTGTGGCAAGAGAATGGAAAGAGAAACTTTACAAGCGACACTGACATGGCGagggaattgggggggggggggggggggcactaacaGGCCTGTCTCCATCTGCCCAAGACGGAGCTGAGGGTTTATCTCCTCGAAAGTGTTCGACGGCAATCAACAGGCAATCAAGATGACCTTCAGGGCTTATACTCCCTACAGTGGGGCCCCAAAGAACAGGGGGGGCCTCATCATTAATACGACCCCCAAAGACAGAACTGAGAGTCAGCCAACAATCatcaggatggggggggtcaTTTTTGGGGAGTCACAAGATACAGAAATAACCAAACCACAGAAAGTACCTGCTGAATACTGAACATACACAGTGCAGCTTAACACAGCTGAACACATCTTAACACAGCTGAACACATCTTAACACAGCTGAACACAGCTGAACACCACTCACCCATATGTCCTTGGGATGAAACTCGAATGGATTCGTGGAACAGCAAAGGAGAATCCTggatacaaacaaaaaaacgcaAGACATACCTTACTAACAATGTATCTTAATGTTGTTCTGCTTTTAAATTTACATAAAGCACCGAAGATGGGCTACAGGTCTGagaggaagatggatgggtccagtggaaggtggatggatggatggatgtcatgcAAAACTCTTAACTCAGGTTTAAATTACATGTATCATGTCATTTTTCACAAGGCTAATCAAATTCAGCATACGGTGATTTCAGCACATCTAACACTCTGAGCAGTTTGCGAGCCTTTAAATGGCACGACTGGCCAAACTTCTCTGAGGACATCCTCACCCGACTGAAGGACTCTGGGCTTGGCCCCCAGGTAGGCCAGGTTAACGTTGGCCTTCCTGCCGTCAATAATGGGGTTGGGATCCTTGCAGGCCCTCTCTGCTGAAGCTCGGTCTGCCATTGTAACCTTGGGCCACGGAGAGAATGAGTGTAAATACACGAGGATGATGCACGTGCAAGCAGAAGCACATTCTTTAGAGTCCAAACAAGGTCAGGTTCAGTATTCCTAATACTAACAGGGTAAAGGCATATGGTAAATGGGAGCACCGGGTCGGCAATTAATAAGTAATAACTCAGCTTAGTTTGTGAGTCTTAGCTATCCTTGATGCGTGAAATCGGTCTACAGTCGCCATAAAAATGCACACAAGAATACAGAAAGTTTTGTTGAGTGTTAGTGTTCTTTAAAACTGGAAGGCTTAATTCCCGATTAACTCTTTCCTTAATCTATTTCAAGAATATACCAAGAATACATGAATTATTCTGCAGATCGGACCAACACTTTGAGGCCATTCACCGTCACCAGTGTAAAGCATTCATTAATCGGTTTAGCCGAAATGATCTTTCATATTCAGTAAGAATTTTCCCCTTATCATGTCAAAAAAGCAGAGGTTATGGTTAAAGAAATAAACTTCAAATAATTACTTACAAATCCATAACCCCTGGACTTTCCCGTCTGCCTGTCAGTGATCACAACAGCCTCCTCGATATCCCCGAAAACTTCAAAGTACTTCCTCAGGCTGGAGTCCGTAGTGTGATATGGAAGACCCCCAACAAATATCTTCGTGTAGGTCGTGTCCTTCTGCGTTGTATGCATCTTTACTGCCAAAGGCAATGAACAATATATAGTGCAATATCTGCGTTTAATTACAGATCCGATTTATACTAAACGTGTAATGCTTGTCTAACCGCGACCGCATACAAAAGCCTGCATAAGTAAATAAActgtataaacaaaataataaataaataaataaataaataaaaactacgTCGCTACTAAGGGAGTTGTTGAGGTAGGTCTGTCGAGAGAGGAGAAATTGAACAAGGTACAGGGTATAAACGAAAGTATCGGAAAGTTTGATCGCACTGACTGCAATAGTAGACTGGGCAGTTGAGCGTTCAGGGCGCTCGCATTAACCCCAcccagagggagggagggaccgGCCGGGCAGGGCGGCTCTGCCCACCCGCTCCTCCGGTACCCTCCCCCGCATCGTGTACGGCCCTTCGTGTTATTTTTGTAGTCGTTTCTAATTATCACCACGAAGACCTTTCGAATACGCAAAACTAGTGGTGCCATTTAAATCACCCGGAATCGATTCCTTTCCTTTAGcaattgcaaaaggcttcttcGTAAATTTAGACTTTAACTTTTTAAAACGGAATTTAGGTCACTAACTCCAGACACTGGTTTCGTTAAAGATAGAAAAGGACTGCGGTTATAAAGTACGTGACGCAGCTTCGGGACTCGATCCTTTATTGCCAGTATGTATAGACATGCCAGAATTGTTTGTGGTCAGCTGATAAACATGTATTACAGGACAAAACTGCAATACGTACATAGAAACACTTCACAGAACATACATGTGTAAAACTAAAGATGCAACAGAATAGATGAACGGAAGACAATTTTACGGAACACACAGTGCAAGACGTATAACGTTAAAACAATAACACCAGAGTACCATGTGCAAAAACGGATGCAGGTGTGAGGAAAGCTAGTATGGACAATGTGCAAGTGATCCAGCAAAGCAAAAAGGCTGTAAAATGACAGCTAGTGCAATTAGACCACAGAGGTAAAATATCAGGCAAGGGAAGAGGGTATTTGTCCCTGGCTGATTAGATTTCATCTGGATTTCTAAGGTACTTGGTGAGATAATGTAGGAGTTGTTTGGCTCCAGGAAAGAAGTTGTAGGAATTGCATGAGAGCCTGATTTTCTCAACTGAGCAGGACCTCACAGTAGCAGAACTGGGTTTGAGGAGGAGTCATTGGTTGGTATGAGCCAGGTGGGAGGTGAGAAATAGTGATTGTTTGTCAAACCAACAGTGACCTGGTTGGCCAAGGTAGGTGAGAGTGAGGCTTGGTGTCTCCTCTGTTTGAAGCTGGTAATTTCCTGCAAAGAGCTCCAGATGGCCCACTGTTGGTATTGGGGAGCCCCCTCTCTAGTCTGTTCTTGTAGGCATCTTTGGAGACATTCATTGCTTGGTTGAACTCCTGTTTTGCAATCCTGCATTCTTCCTTGTTACTGATTTTGTTGGCGTGATCCTTTGCAAGTCTGAAAACTCTCAGCTTCTTGATGAACCACAGCTTGCCTTTATTGTATCTGACTATAATCTTTTTTTGAGGCACACATCTTCACAGAAGGAAATGTACAATGTAATAGTGCCAGCATAttcatccaagctgctacaACAGTCCCTTAGTTCCCCAACAGCCTCAGGAATCCACAGCTGACTGATAGTCTGACAGTTGATAGAAGCACGATCATGGTCTGGTCTGAGTGTCCATGTGGTGCACGGGGGTCATGCTGGAATATACCTTTAATGTTGGTGTAGAAGTCATCTAGAGATCTGTCCTCCCACATGGGGCAGCTGATCAGTTGGTTGTACTTAGATCATGTTTTAAGTTGCTGTGGTTAAAGGCCCGCTTGATAAAAATAACAGTACTTGGGAAATTATTTCCAGATCATGAATGTGATCAGTTACCAGTCTCTATGCACTCTGAGCACTTGCCCTGGGAGGAATGTAAACTCCAACCAAAATAATAGAATAGGCAAAGTAAAAGGGCTTGCAATACATGAAAATGGCTTCCAAGTCAGCAGAAGAAACACAGAAAATGTTGAAAACACTGcaacatcatctgttgtttacaAATGTGCACAGGCCGCCTCCATGTGACTTACCGCACACGTGCACAGGCCGCCTCCATGTGACTTACCGCACACGCGTACAGGCCGCCACCATGTGATTTACCGCACACGTGCACAGGCCGCCACCATGTGATTTACCGCACACCTGCACAGGCCGCCACCATGTGATTTACCGCACACGTGCACAGGCCGCCTCCATGTGATTTACGGCACACGTGCACAGGCCGCCTCCATGTGACTTACCGCACACGTGCACAGGCCGCCTCCATGTGACTTACCGCACAGGTGCACAGGCCGCCTCCATGTGACTTACCGCACACGTGCACAGGCCGCCTCCATGTGACTTACCGCACAGGTGCACAGGCCGCCTCCATGTGACTTACCGCACACGTGCACAGGCCGCCTCCATGTGACTTACCGCACACGTGCACAGGCCGCCTCCATGTGACTTACCGCACAGGTGCACAGGCCGCCTCCATGTGACTTACCGCACACGTGCACAGGCCGCCTCCATGTGACTTACCGCACACGTGCACAGGCCGCCTCCATGTGACTTACCGCACACGTGCACAGGTCGCCTCCATGTGATTTACGGCACACGTGCACAGGCCGCCTCCATGTGACTTACCGCACACGTGCACAGGCCGCCTCCATGTGACTTACCGCACACGTGCACAGGCCGCCTCCATGTGACTTACCGCACACGTGCACAGGTCGCCTCCATGTGATTTACCGCACACGTGCACAGGCCGCCTCCATGTGACTTACCGCACACGTGCACAGGCCGCCGCCATGTGATTTACCGCACACGTGCACAGGCCGCCGCCATGTGACTTACCGCACAGTGTGTTGTTGCAATCCACAATCCACTCAGAGCATTAGGCGTCCAGGCATCTGAGCATCATTGTCCGGTATGTCCAAGTTAAGCCAAGTTTCCATAAAGCAGAATACAGAAGTACTAACATAGTCCATATTAGTCCTAAAACATAGTACTAGTTGTTGGTGAGAGCGGACATTTGAGAGACAGATTGCCGACATTCTGTCTTCAGCGGACTGGAGTACCATCTCGTCAGCCCTGTACCTGCCGAGGAAGCACATCTCCCAGTGGGCATCCTCACTCTCGGATATGTCGGTGGATACTCGCACCCATTGATGTCAAACATCAAAACTGGCATCCCTCATTTCTGTTAAGCATTAAAATCGGATGCTGTCGGTATCTCCAGTGCAACCCAAGCCAACCTTTCTATGTCATCTTTATTGTCTTTCATTAGCACAGTATCACAAGCCCCACATTCATATACTGATATTCCGACCActaatccagtacagggtcccaGGGCTGAGCTGGGCCTGGTCTAGAGACCACAGGCCAATGGTGCGGCTTGCAGTCTTTTTTGGGATAGGTTTCAAGCTCACTGTAACCCTGCACTCATTAAGTTCTTTAAAGATTGATAAATGCATAGTAAGTTATTTAAACCAGCTACTCTGGTATTACATGACTTAACACCAACGGCAGTCACTCAGCAAGTTCTTCACAGCTGTCAGAAACATATTTCCCTAAGCTTTGATAAGATATATATCACCAAACTATGTAGCTTATTTACGCGTTACCTTAAAACATAAATGTAGACATAGGCCCAGTGATGAAAAAGGCTGCAAATGAATATACAGAGCACATGTCCAAGTGTACTGACTGTTGGCTTTTCCCAAAAGGCCAGCATGGTCTACCTGCTCTCCAGACTGGCTCCAAGCAGCCCTAACTTTGTCTAGAAATATCAGAGTAAAAAATTAGATATTTTTCCAAGCCCAAGATGAAAGATGAATCTCCATTCCAGCAGAGGGTGCCCTGAGACAACATTAACTTCAGCTCTAAAAATTCTGTTTATGCACAAAAGGAAATCTTGATATTATACAAAATTCTTTAAGTAAAGACTATATAACTAAAATATCAGGCATATCATCAAGATTGTCTTTATACTTGTACCAACCCAAGGAGGATGGGCTTATATATAtacaattatttatatatatatatatatatatatatatatatatatatatatatatatatatatatatatacacacacacacacacacacacaattgaaTTTAATTGAACATTATTCAAATGCTATAGGACTCCTCCAAACCTTCTATTTTCTCAAAAGATCCAACACATTCTACACAATATGTACGTGCAACAGCACGCTCATCAATTCACGGTGGTGGTCtagcgccacctgctgttccAGCAGCTACACCTACtgccagaggtggacatttcaggtccagggagtaaaaactatgattttgtttcaaccaatcagttgagcataaatattcacagtcacaaagtactcaattggttggttggaacaaaatcatggtctggatttttacttttggGACCTGAATTGTCCACGGCACATCTCACCCCACTTCTCTGGGACAGGGGAGGAGAAGATAAAGGTATAGCCTGAATGTACCAGACAGGAGCGATGGAGTGAACGAGAAACACAGCTTGTCTAACGCAATACAATCAATGAGCCTGAGCAAATCATGTGACCAAACCCTCACTGCTAATACTGATGTTCATCTAAATGTTGGGCTCCAGCCTGGGTTCAGGGTTTCTGATCACAGGTCAGCTGTCCCTCCTTAAAGTAAGAACAGGAAAATTTTAATGAGCTGAAGTAGCAGAGTTAAACAAAATAAGAAAATCAAACATGAGTGGATATGGGTAACCGATTGCTAAAGCCATATGCCGGATACCGTACAAGGTCAGGGTCTGTGTGTCCTTGAGGGCCGCAGCTTGTTTTGACAACCAAACATAAATTGTGCGGTGAAGCAGAACAGAAGATTCTACCCCTTGTTggatgtgtaacattaacaaagTGTCCTCTGACATAATGACAACATATGAGGACTAAAAGCAATTATTACTCTAgccagctcacacattctgttgcCACTGTTATTGAAGAACTACGCTTACTTCGATTTCTCAAGTACGTgaggcagtacaggcagtccccagggtAAGAACATCCAACTTACAAACAACTCCTACTTAAGAACAAACTACCATATGGGCTATTTAAAAAATTCAGGATAGATACCTTGGCTTGTTACAGTAAAGGCATAGATACATGGGCTCAGCAGTCCCTCAGCTCGAGGTGCAGTACAGTACTGTCTGCACTTACTTCAAATGTTAAGCTACTACATGATAATCATTCTTATTATGTGCTGTGCTAATATTTTTCCAACTTCCCTACAAATTTGAGTTAAAGACAAACTTAGGGAATGGATCCGTTTCATAACCTAAGGATTTGCGCAACAAATTTTGTCCTGGTTGTGGTGAGGATCTCACATACAAGTGCGCATAGACATGAAAGAAGACACGATGAGGTGATCTTAAGGTACGCAAACGAGTGAATAAAATAGT
Protein-coding sequences here:
- the LOC125748792 gene encoding RNA-binding protein 24-like, coding for MHTTQKDTTYTKIFVGGLPYHTTDSSLRKYFEVFGDIEEAVVITDRQTGKSRGYGFVTMADRASAERACKDPNPIIDGRKANVNLAYLGAKPRVLQSGFSFAVPRIHSSFIPRTYGVPTHYVYPQALVQPSVVIPHIQAAAAGTATPSATSSFLDYAGAYAQYSAAAAAAMAGAAYEQYPYAASPAPVGFTAAGYGFASQQPLATAATTPGPASMAFAQYQPQTLQADHMQ